The DNA window aattattttatttgtttgtcagtGTTACACCTGCAATTAAATGTACTCATTCATAAAATAAATGGTGATCTCTCAACAGTTCAAccaccaaaaacatttttgcttcttgctttttttaaatcattttccaAAGTCTGAAGGGGAATATCTATTCAGaattcacaaataaaaaacaaaatgatatgAATAAAATCCATGATGGAAGAAGAATTCAGATCTTCAGAATTATCTTCACCAAAGCAAaagttttttcttcatatttgatGTTTTTGGATTTATGTTATTGCTGCATTAATGGGATGTTGCATTTTTACTGCAGATCGTAATATTTTAACTATCTTAACTTAGAAAATACCGTTTGATCTgcaataatgcattttattctaCATAACGAGTTTTTAATTTAGCATGTGACAAAAGAGAATTGTTTTAATCTAAAGAAAAACATAAGCCTTCTGTTGGAGATCAAAATCACCAAATCTCTCCCAGATGAACAGGAAGGGTATGAAGCATTTTTTATGAGAATTAACTTAAGCTTCCCGACATGTGTATAGAGACGGGACAAGTACAATACAAACCTGTGAGGTGTGCTAAGCAACTATGTACGAGTACCACAAGCACTTACCTCTGCAAATATAAACCCCTCTGTGGGCTTTCCCTTTGCACAGCAGAGGGTGTCGTTTCTCCACCTCGCTGGGCAGGAGGAGGTCCGGCTTCTCTTTATGGTACAAACCTGTACAGATCCATGGTATTGTCCtatgatttacaaatacatttctttctctgtggTGATGTTATATTTGTAACAACTGTCATGTTTCGTTTTATTCAAGTAATTTAGTAAAAGGGGGTAAATACAGAACTACATGTTATTTATGAGTGTTTTTCCTCCAAACGGGTCCGGTATGTATATATCATATGTATTTCTTAGACTTTAGAAAGTTTGTGCCTCACCACAGAAGTTCCTTAAGGGGAAGCAGGTGTCGTTTAAGTTGATCCATAATCAAATTAGTCTTACAAAGGTGAGAGTGACAAATATTTGAATGGATACAGTTGTATTAATCAATGGAATTGaagaaatattaataatatttctTCAATGTATTAATAACAACCGCCAGGTGTTTATTTCTagttatttgtttgattttactTTGAATGTTGATGTTATATCACATAGCTTATCTGCTCTCCATCTGTGAGTTATtctgatgttttcttttgacttttgatGTTCACAATGTGAAAAATGAGATTCACACCCACGAGGCCCCCCCACAGGCCACGAGGGAGACGGTTTTTGAACATTCCTCAATAATCATCATAAGTTTGCTTCTTTTCAGTACGGACACACGCTAGAAAATAAATGACCATGAAATGATTGGCACTTGATCTGACGAGGAAAACATGAACTCGACGTGTGTCCAGGAGGTCATTTCTCCCTGTTGTCTCGTCCGAAGGTCAATAAACACAGTTGTGCAACTGCTGAAGAGAGTCCTCGCGCACAAGAACATGGACATGGCCACAGTGAATGCTCTTCCTTATGAGGATTTTGTGAATCTTTTGGGCAACGTGGTTGAGAAATGTCCCATTATAACAGCTGCAGTGTGGTCAGGACGTCCCTTTTTGAACTTTGCTGCCTTGGAGGCTGCGATCAGTGAATTCATCGACGCTCTCCCAGAATCAGGTAAgaactacatttatttttgtctttgggaatttaaaatataatttactcCCACGGCCAAGGGCACCGATTAGACATCTCAAAGGCATTAATAAGGCATCACATGTGTTCGTGAGCAGGCAAGGAGGGGGTCCTCAGGTGCCACCCCGACCTCGCGGGAAGGGACCTCCGGGGCGGCACCTTGACCCGGGAATCGCGCGAGGAACAGACGGGAGCCGGGATGGACGCGTTGACCTCGGCGGAAGCCTCGCGCGTGACCCGGCTCAACGAGGAGTACAAGGAGCGTTTCGGCTTCCCGTTTGTCATCTGCGCCCGGCTCAGCGACAAGGTCACCGTTTTACGGCAACTGTCCGAGCGCCGCCGGAACGAGCGCGCGGTGGAGAGGGCGCGCGCAGtcgaggaggtgaagaagataTGTCGCCTCCGGCTGCAGGCTCTCGTGCGCGACGACGCTCAGAACAAGTTATAGAACCGTGAATGCTGCAGTTTTATCTGGGATTTAGAGGATGTAGAGACCGCCATTGTTGCACCGCAGGCTGCGGGGATTGTTGCTTTATTCCGAACAAGGTGTCATTCATGCGTCGCACTGTACAGTGAATTcttcaaacaataaaatatgtttacaattaAACCTCAACAATATACGCGTTATTTACAAGTGTACATATGGAAAATACAATCATAC is part of the Gasterosteus aculeatus chromosome 21, fGasAcu3.hap1.1, whole genome shotgun sequence genome and encodes:
- the urad gene encoding 2-oxo-4-hydroxy-4-carboxy-5-ureidoimidazoline decarboxylase; its protein translation is MDMATVNALPYEDFVNLLGNVVEKCPIITAAVWSGRPFLNFAALEAAISEFIDALPESGKEGVLRCHPDLAGRDLRGGTLTRESREEQTGAGMDALTSAEASRVTRLNEEYKERFGFPFVICARLSDKVTVLRQLSERRRNERAVERARAVEEVKKICRLRLQALVRDDAQNKL